GTGGAAAGGCTCGAGCGCCTGGGCGCCAAGATCTTCTCCGGCCACGAGCCCAGCCACGTCGAGGGCGCGCACGTCGTCGTCTACTCCTCCGCCGTCGCGCGCGACAACGTCGAGGTGCAGGTGGCGCGCCAGCGCGGCGTGCCCGTCATCGCGCGCGCCGAGATGCTGGCCGAGCTGATGCGGCTCAAGTACGGGATCGCCATCGCCGGCACCCACGGCAAGACCACGACCACCTCTATGGTGGCGGCGGTGCTGGGGGCGGCGGGGCTCGACCCGACCGTGGTGGTGGGCGGGCGCGTCCTCGGCCTCGGGGCCAACGCCCGGCTCGGGCAGGGCGAGTTCCTCGTGGCCGAGGCGGACGAGTCGGACGGCTCCTTCCTCAAGCTCACGCCGACCATCGCGGTCGTGACGACGGTCGACGCCGAGCACCTCGACCACTACGCCGACCTCGACGCGATCCGCGCCGCCTTCCTCACCTTCGTGAACAAGGTGCCGTTCTACGGCTCGGCCGTGCTCTGCCTCGACCAGCCCAACATCCAGCAGATGATCCCGCTGATCGAGAAGCGGGTCGTGACGTACGGGCTCGAGTCCGGCGCCGATATCACGGCGCGCAGGCTGTCTTTCTCCGGTATGCAGTCGCGGTTCGAGATCCTGCACCGGGGCAAGACGCTGGGCACGGCGACCATCCAAGTGCCGGGCCGGCACAACGTGCTCAACGCGCTCGCCGCCGTCGGCGTGGGCCTCGACCTCGAGGTGCCCTTCGAGCGCATCCAGCAAGCGCTGTCCGGATTCGTGGGCGTCCAGCGCCGCTTCCAGATCCGAGGCGAGGCGGCGGGCGTCCTCGTCGTGGACGACTACGGGCATCACCCAGCCGAGATCCGCGCCACCCTGGCCGCCGCCAAGGCCGGGTTCGACCGGCGCGTGCTCACGGTGTTCCAGCCTCACCGGTACACCCGGACCCAGCACCTGCGGCAGGAGTTCTTCACGGCCTTCTACCAGTCGGACGTGCTGATCGTCATGGACATCTATGCCGCCGGCGAGGCGCCGATCCCGGGCGTGCACGCGAGGGACCTCGCGGACGGCATCGCGGCCCACGGTCACCGGGAAGTCCTCTACATGGACGGCGACCGGGCCGGCATCCTCAACTACCTGTGCGAATCCACCCGTCCCGGCGACCTCGTGCTGACCTTGGGCGCCGGGGACGTCGGCCAGCTGGGCGCGGAGCTTCTCACGCGCCTCAACGACCCGCGCGACCAGTCGAACAGGAGGTAACCCATGCTCGGAGAGATACGGGGCGAGGTTCGGTTCAAAGAACCCCTCAGCTTCCATACCTCCCTTCGAATCGGAGGGCCGGCGGACATCTTCGTCGTCCCACAGGACGTCGAGGACATCCGCCTCGCGCTGGGCTTCGCGGAGCGCGAGCACCTGCCGGTGGAGATCATCGGCGGGGGCAACAACCTCCTCGTGCGCGACCGGGGCATCCGCGGCGTCGTCGTCAAGAT
This DNA window, taken from Candidatus Rokuibacteriota bacterium, encodes the following:
- a CDS encoding FAD-binding protein — its product is MLGEIRGEVRFKEPLSFHTSLRIGGPADIFVVPQDVEDIRLALGFAEREHLPVEIIGGGNNLLVRDRGIRGVVVKIEGCLGRAEFHGEEAVAGAGVGLSALIREAAALNLGGIECLVGIP
- the murC gene encoding UDP-N-acetylmuramate--L-alanine ligase, with translation MFKRYQQIHFVGIGGAGMSGIAEVLLTLGYRVTGSDQRRGEAVERLERLGAKIFSGHEPSHVEGAHVVVYSSAVARDNVEVQVARQRGVPVIARAEMLAELMRLKYGIAIAGTHGKTTTTSMVAAVLGAAGLDPTVVVGGRVLGLGANARLGQGEFLVAEADESDGSFLKLTPTIAVVTTVDAEHLDHYADLDAIRAAFLTFVNKVPFYGSAVLCLDQPNIQQMIPLIEKRVVTYGLESGADITARRLSFSGMQSRFEILHRGKTLGTATIQVPGRHNVLNALAAVGVGLDLEVPFERIQQALSGFVGVQRRFQIRGEAAGVLVVDDYGHHPAEIRATLAAAKAGFDRRVLTVFQPHRYTRTQHLRQEFFTAFYQSDVLIVMDIYAAGEAPIPGVHARDLADGIAAHGHREVLYMDGDRAGILNYLCESTRPGDLVLTLGAGDVGQLGAELLTRLNDPRDQSNRR